The DNA window GCACCGCGGCGCCCCTACCAATTCCATTCGCGTCTATTCGCCCTGCCCGCATCGCTACGCGAAGCGTTGCGGGCGTGGCGTAATTCGCGGGCAGTTTTCCCTCAGGCGCGATAACGCAGCCTAATTGACAGAGGCGGAAGGCTCGCCGCGGGGCTGGCTCTGACCGAACTTCGGCAGGTCGGGGTCGAGAAAACCGAGGGCGTGCGGCGGTTTGATCACCCGGACGCCGGCGGCGCGCTGTTGTTCGACGATCTGGTCGCGGAACGCTTCCATCCGCGTCCAATGGACCTTGGGCCGGAAATGATGCTCGGCGTGGTAGCCGTTGAAGAACCAGATCCAGTTATAGAGCCGGTCGTAACTGCTCACGCCCCAGGCGATCGGCTCGTCGGGGTTCCCCCCGTAATGGCGGTAGTAGCCGTTCAGGTAGGAAAGGCAATGGCCGAAATACCAGAAGCCAACGAGAAAAATGATGTAATGCCAGTTCAGGATGCCGAGGGTGACGAACGTGCCCACGAACAAGACCAGCTCGGTAATGCCCCAGAACGCTTCCCGTTTGTCTTTCCGCATCAAAGCCCGGAAGACCGTCTTCGGATCTTCCCGGAAAAAGCTCATGAACGTATAGCTCAACGGATGCTCCGGCTCGCCGTCGTGCCCATGTTTGTAGATCGAAATCCAATCGATGGTCTCGCCCTGTTCGTCGGGCCGGTCGGCGTTCCCTTTGTGATGCTGCATATGGATGCAGTCGTAAAAGACCTGGCTGAACCCGACGCTGACCGATTCGAGAACGCTGAAGAGCCGGTTGAGAAGCGGCGACCGGAAATACGGGTTGTGAATGAAGTTGTGCGAGATGCCGTTGATGTTCCAGGAGATGCTAACGGAATAAATGAAGCCGAGAATCAGCATTACCCAGAGCGGCACCAGCGGGAAAAGGAAGAACATCCCGAAAAAATAGGTGAGGTGGAGCAGCTCCGCCGCGACCGGGATGATGTCCCAGCGGGTGAAAGCGAAGATCCTGGAATCGGTCTGGAGCCGTTCCGTGGCGACGTCGTGGATGGCTTGGTTAGGTGCGTGCACGGGAGGAGAAGGATAGCGAAAAATCGCCTTTCCGCACGCGGGAATTTCCCAAGGGGACGGGCGGAGCGGTGGAATATTGGAGTTATGGAGTGATGGAGCGATCCGGTTGTGCCAGCCGCGACTTCCGGAGAAGGAAATAACC is part of the Chthoniobacterales bacterium genome and encodes:
- a CDS encoding fatty acid desaturase, producing the protein MHAPNQAIHDVATERLQTDSRIFAFTRWDIIPVAAELLHLTYFFGMFFLFPLVPLWVMLILGFIYSVSISWNINGISHNFIHNPYFRSPLLNRLFSVLESVSVGFSQVFYDCIHMQHHKGNADRPDEQGETIDWISIYKHGHDGEPEHPLSYTFMSFFREDPKTVFRALMRKDKREAFWGITELVLFVGTFVTLGILNWHYIIFLVGFWYFGHCLSYLNGYYRHYGGNPDEPIAWGVSSYDRLYNWIWFFNGYHAEHHFRPKVHWTRMEAFRDQIVEQQRAAGVRVIKPPHALGFLDPDLPKFGQSQPRGEPSASVN